The Pseudomonadota bacterium DNA window CAGTGAAATGATCGAGGAAATGCTTAACCAGGACCAATTGGAAAACCTGTTAAGCGAATTTACCATCGGTTTCCCTGAAGTCAAACGCCGTCTGATCGATGAACGAGACATCTTTCTGGCACAGAAACTGCGCCAGGCGCCGGGTCGCACCCTCGTGGCCGTGGTCGGAGCCGGCCACCTGGAGGGTATTATCCGGGAAATCGAGCACGAGACCCCTTTAGCGCCGATCATGGAAATACCGCCGACGACGGCCGGGCTGAAATTTCTCAAATGGGGGTTGCCGGTCCTGATCGTGGCTTTAATCATCGCCGGTTTTTTTCGCGGCGGCAGCCAGCATTCCCTGGAATCCATCTATATCTGGGTTTTTGTCAACGGCCTGCTCGCAGCCTTGGGCGCGGGGGTCGCGGGCGGACACCCGCTGACTATCATAGCGGCTTTCTTCGCGGCTCCGATCACCAGTCTCAACCCCCTGATCGCCGCCGGATTCGTCTCCGGTCTGGTACAGGCCTCGGTCAAGAAACCAACCGTCGCTGATTTCGAAAACCTACCCCAGGAGATATCGACAATCAAGGGCTTCTGGCGAAATCCGGTAAGCCGTATCTTACTGGTGGTCGCACTTTCCAATCTGGGCAGCGCGACCGGCACCTTTGTTTCCGGCAGCTGGATCGCAGTCCGGCTTTTTTAAGGATCGCCTTCGAACCAGGTCCAGACCATGACGCAAAAAATCATCTGCAACAACCGGAAAGCCCAGTATAATTTTTCCCTGATCGAGAAATTTGAGGCCGGAATTGCTCTGAGGGGCACCGAAGTCAAAGCCCTGCGCGAAGGTCGGGGCAATATGAATGATTGCTACGCCCGCATCCATGGCAACGAGATTTTCCTGGAAAATTTCCATATCAGCCCCTACTCCCACGGCAACATTCACAATCATGAACCCCTGCGCCCCCGCAAACTCCTGCTCCATAAACATGAGATCAGAAGCCTGATCGGCAAGGTGACCATCAAAGGCCTGACCCTGGTGCCAACCAAAGCCTATTTTTCACACGGCAAGGTCAAAGTTGAAATTGCTCTGGCTCAAGGTAAAAAACTGCATGACAAACGCGAGGACCTGAAACAAAAAGCCGTCAGACGTGACACCGAGCGCGAATTTCGCGACCGCTAAACCACCAGACGCCTTGTTCGAGGCGAAGGCTAAGACCGTGATCGCGCCGCGCGCGGCCGGCAGCCTTTTTTTTTAAGGTTAAACCCTTGCTAAAAGAGCTTCCTCTTGCTATATTGTCAGCTATAGAGAGCATGAGTTGACCGGTCTTAAA harbors:
- a CDS encoding TraB/GumN family protein, with translation MEKIQELPDSVRHISVAGKDIYLVGTAHVSAKSVTEVETTIRTVAPDTVAVELCPPRHQAMTRKEHWQQMNIIKVIKEKKALLLLAQLILSAFYRRLGKQLGVQPGAEMIAGIHEAEAIGAELVLADRPIDITLKRVWGYLGWRQKAKMIFHLLSGVIFSEEIDSEMIEEMLNQDQLENLLSEFTIGFPEVKRRLIDERDIFLAQKLRQAPGRTLVAVVGAGHLEGIIREIEHETPLAPIMEIPPTTAGLKFLKWGLPVLIVALIIAGFFRGGSQHSLESIYIWVFVNGLLAALGAGVAGGHPLTIIAAFFAAPITSLNPLIAAGFVSGLVQASVKKPTVADFENLPQEISTIKGFWRNPVSRILLVVALSNLGSATGTFVSGSWIAVRLF
- the smpB gene encoding SsrA-binding protein SmpB, with the translated sequence MTQKIICNNRKAQYNFSLIEKFEAGIALRGTEVKALREGRGNMNDCYARIHGNEIFLENFHISPYSHGNIHNHEPLRPRKLLLHKHEIRSLIGKVTIKGLTLVPTKAYFSHGKVKVEIALAQGKKLHDKREDLKQKAVRRDTEREFRDR